The segment TCTGAAAGCCTTTCTTGTCGACCAACTTATATAGACGCGTGTTGGCGGCCCAGGAATCGACGACCAGCACCAACAGGTTTGAACCGCCGCTTTCGACTGCACTTTCGAGGCGATCGCGATGCTGTTTTACGAAGCTGTCGGCGTCGTCGACCAGCACGATTTTGGGCGCTCCGCCTCCGAAAAGGCTCTGCGTCGCAAGCTCGTCCATGACTTCGGCAAACTGAGCTGTTGGCCCGTCGATTCGTGTGACAGAATACTCATTCCCGTCGGCGGAAATTGCCTTGATCGCGAGCTGTTTGAGAAAACGCTCCGAACCAAATAGCACACAAACGCCACCGGTCGGGGAGGCGGAGTCCTGTTCAAGGAAATCGAATACGTGAACGGTGTTTTTGGCCATGGCGGCTTTTTAACAGATGTTTGCCGTTTCGAAGAGCCTTTAAACGGCCGTTTTGCAGCTCCAAAGGGGATTTGATGAACCCAACGGTTGCCTGTGAACTTAGTTCGCCAAAATGTGTCGATTTATGCATGCACTCACAAGATTGACATGGACTTTTGACGAAAACAGTGCAGAATTCAGAAACTTAACGACAGGCAAAAGGCCAAGTTCGCTCAAAAACATCAATTTTCAGCCAACCAGCCACCGCCAAACACCCCATCTTTCAACTTTTTCACCAAACTTCAACTATCAAGCAAGACCATGAGCGATCAATTGGACGGTGCCCAGGCTTTAATCAAGACTCTCGATGATCTGGGAATCGAGTACATCTTTGGATACTCCGGCGGAGCCGCGATTCCGATTTTTGATGCTCTTGAGACCGTGAACACCAACCTCAAGTTCGTTCTTGTGCGACATGAGCAGGGTGCAACCCATATGGCCGACGGTTACGCGCGAGCCACTGGTAAGCCCGCTGCCGTTTTGGTGACTTCGGGCCCTGGAGCCGGAAATACTGTCACCGGCTTGATGACGGCGATGATGGATTCGGTTCCGATGCTGGTGATCTGCGGCCAACAGGTGACCTGGATGCTGGGTAAGGATGCTTTCCAGGAAGCCGACATTTTTGGAATCACGATCCCGGTTGTTAAGCACAACTATCTGGTCAAGGATTCGAACGATCTGGTTCGCGTGGCAAAAGAGGCCTATCACATCGCGACCACGGGGCGACCGGGTCCGGTTCTGATCGATGTTCCCAAGAACGTTTCGTCGGGCGACTTTACTGCCGAGATGGATCCGGAAATCGAACTGCCAGGATACAACCCGGACAGCTGTTTCAAGATCGACTCGACGTCTCTCGAAGAAGCCGTTCAATTGATCAAGAGCGCGGAACGTCCGGTGATTCTTGCAGGCCAAGGCTGCATGATCTCGCGTGCGGACAAGGAGCTGATGGAACTGGCGACGACGCTGGGGGCACCGGTGACTTCGACGTTGCTGGGGAAAGGTGTCTTTCCGGAAACGCATGAGCTTTCGCTTGGGATGCTGGGAATGCACGGAACGGCATACGCCAACAAGGCGATGATTGAATGCGACATGTTGTTAAATATCGGTTCCCGTTTTGACGACCGTATCATCGGCAACCCGGAGAAGTTTTGTGCGGACGCGAAGATCGTTCACATCGACATTGATCCGGCAGAGATGAACAAGATGATTCGCCCGGATGTTCAAATCGTCGGCGATGCGAAAACCGTTCTGCAACAGTTGAACAAGAAGATCAAACCGCTGTCGACCGAGTCATGGTTGAAGAAGCTCGATGGCTACAAAACCAAGTACCCTCTTTCCTACAAAAAGCAGGGTGGCTTGCGGATGCAGCAAGTGATTCAGGAGATGTTCGAGTACACCAAGGGCGATGCAATCGTCGCGACCGACGTTGGCCAACATCAAATGTGGGCGGCTCAGTTCTTCCGCACCAACGAACCATATTCGTGGCTGTCTTCCGGCGGCGCA is part of the Mariniblastus fucicola genome and harbors:
- the ilvB gene encoding biosynthetic-type acetolactate synthase large subunit — encoded protein: MSDQLDGAQALIKTLDDLGIEYIFGYSGGAAIPIFDALETVNTNLKFVLVRHEQGATHMADGYARATGKPAAVLVTSGPGAGNTVTGLMTAMMDSVPMLVICGQQVTWMLGKDAFQEADIFGITIPVVKHNYLVKDSNDLVRVAKEAYHIATTGRPGPVLIDVPKNVSSGDFTAEMDPEIELPGYNPDSCFKIDSTSLEEAVQLIKSAERPVILAGQGCMISRADKELMELATTLGAPVTSTLLGKGVFPETHELSLGMLGMHGTAYANKAMIECDMLLNIGSRFDDRIIGNPEKFCADAKIVHIDIDPAEMNKMIRPDVQIVGDAKTVLQQLNKKIKPLSTESWLKKLDGYKTKYPLSYKKQGGLRMQQVIQEMFEYTKGDAIVATDVGQHQMWAAQFFRTNEPYSWLSSGGAGTMGFGFPAAIGAQFGNPDKTVIAICGDGGFQMTMFELATAQIHKLPIKIVVLNNHYLGMVRQWQELFFDNRESGVDLDGNPDFCKMAAAYGIPSVNIKRPADVKRKIEEAFEYNDGPILIHAECVKNENVFPMIPAGSALEDMLVEPPTTKLAKPVGST